A stretch of DNA from Spirosoma endbachense:
ACGGCGGTCTTCAACGGACTCACCTCCGATGGAGTGTCTCATACCCTGACCGCGTCGCTACCCGGTTGTTCGACCACGACCACGACCTATACCGCTCCGGCCGCCTGTTCGATCGCGCCCCCCTGTTCGATGAGTGCGGTGGCCACGCCGGGGATTTGTGCCACGGCCACCAACGCCTACTCGGCAACCGCTCTGGTCACTCTGACCAACCCCACACCGGGGGTGCTCACCGTCACCAACGGCGCCCAGAGTCTGACCTTCGTCACCACGGCGGTTAGTTCGGCTACCTTCACAGCACTCTTCAATGGGTTAGTCTCGGACGGAGCCTCCCATACGGTCACGGCCAGCCTGCCCGGTTGTTCGACCACAACAGCCACCTATACCGCTCCAGCCTCCTGCTTGGCCGCTCCGGTTTGTTCGATCACGGCGGTGGCTACAGCCGGTCTCTGTGCTACAGCTACTAATACCTACTCGGCAACGGCTGTCATCACCCTGACTAACCCCACACCGGGGGTGCTCACCGTCACCAACGGCGCCCAGAGCCTGACTACCACCATTGCCAGTGGACTCACCAGCTTCTCCTTCACGGCGGTATTTAACGGACTCGTCTCCGATGGACAGAGCCATACGGTCACGGCCAGTCTGCCCGGTTGTTCGACCACGACCACGACTTATACGGCCCCGGCCTCCTGCTCAATCGCACCAGTCTGTTCGATCACGGCGGTGGCTACAGCCGGTCTCTGTGCCACGGCTACCAACGCCTACTCGGCCACGGCTCTGGTCAGACTGACCAACCCCACACCGGGGGTGCTCACCGTCACCAATGGCGCCCAGAGTCTGACCTTCGTCACTACCGCCGTCAGCTCGGCCACCTTTACGGCGGTCTTCAACGGACTCACCTCCGATGGAGTGTCTCATACCCTGACCGCGTCGCTACCCGGCTGTTCAACCACTACGGCCACCTATACCGCTCCGGCCGCCTGCGCGATCGCGCCAGTCTGTTCGATCACAGCGGTGGCTACGCCAGGCATTTGTGCCACGGCCACCAACGCCTACTCGGCAACGGCTGTCATCACCCTGACCAACCCCACACCGGGGGTGCTCACCGTCACCAATGGCGCCCAGAGCCTGACTACCACCATTGCCAGTGGACTCACCAGCTTCTCCTTCACGGCGGTATTTAACGGACTCGTCTCCGATGGACAGAGCCATACGGTCATGGCCAGTCTGCCCGGTTGTTCGACCACGACCACGACTTATACGGCCCCGGCCTCCTGCTCAATCGCACCAGTCTGTTCGATCACGGCGGTGGCTACAGCCGGTCTCTGTGCTACGGCCACCAATGCCTACTCAGCCACGGCTGTCATAACTCTGACTAACCCCACACCGGGACTGCTCACCGTCACCAATGGCGCCCAGAGCCTGACCTTCGTCACTACCGCCGTCAGCTCGGCCACCTTTACGGCCCTCTTCAACGGACTCACCTCCGATGGAGTGTCTCATACCCTGACCGCGTCGCTACCCGGTTGTTCAACCACGACCACGACCTATACCGCTCCGGCCGCCTGTTCGATAGCGCCGGTCTGTTCGATCACAGCGGTGGCTACGCCAGGTCTCTGTGCCACGGCTACCAACGCCTACTCGGCAACGGCTGTCATCACTCTGACTAACCCCACACCGGGACTGCTCACCGTCACCAACGGCGCCCAGAGTCTGACTACCACCATTGCCAGTGGACTCACCAGCTTCTCCTTCACGGCGGCCTTCAATGGCCTGACCTCCGATGGACAGAGCCATACCGTAACCGCCAGTCTGCCCGGTTGTTCAANNNNNNNNNNCTAGCTAGCTAGCNNNNNNNNNNGCGAACCCGGATCAGTAGCCGTCACAGTGATGGTGAAAGGTGACCCGATCGTAGTGGAGGGCGTTCCCGAGATGGTAGCCGGAGCGGTAAAGCTCAATCCGGCAGGCAGACTACTGACCGACAGGGTCAGGCTGGCAGGTGTCTCCGAATCGGTGAAGGTGTTGGCTGGGATGAGATAGCTGAACCCACTGCCCACCGTGGCCGACTGGGGCGGGATAGCATTAGCCACACTGGGCGCGGTGTTCACAATCGGGGCGGGGCTAACGGTAATGACCAGGGTTGTGCTGGCCGTTAATGAACCCGGATCGGNNNNNNNNNNCTAGCTAGCTAGCNNNNNNNNNNTAGTGACTACGTGTATTGAGTGATTAGATTATTCCCCGACTGGCAGCATGAAGCGGGTAATCCCGCCGATATACCTCAAAGGGAATTTGGTTGTCTAACCCTTGATGAGGACGACGGTGATTGTATGCCATCTCCCAGAGTTTTAACTGGTAACGTCGATCCTCTGAGTCCACAAAATGCTGCTGAGTAAACAACTCGTCTTTATCGGTTCGGTTGCTGGGTTCAATAAAGCCGTTGCGCCAGGGTTTACCCGGTGGAATCAGTGCATGAATCCGGCCACTGCCTTCTACCGTTTTGGTAAAACGGGTTTGGCGATCAGGATGGGCTGTGTACTTCATGGTAAAGCTCATGGCGTTGTCAGTGAAAGTAATAAAAAAGGGGGTAAAGCATCCCAGGCCCGCTGGAAAACAGCAGCTATGGTCGCACTTTCATAATTGTCGTGAATCTCTGAGTACTTAATCCGAGTCGACAAATGAATGATCGAAATCTTGTACTCGAACCCGCTACTACCCTCAATGGCAGGCAGTTGCTGCACATCCATCTGGGTGCGGTGACGGCCCACCGGGATGGCCTTCGACTCCGTCGCTTTGGGTTTAGGCGCTTGGCTGAGGGCCGCTTGTTTGACAATGAGCCGCACTGTACTAAAGGCAAAATGGCCGTGGGTGGCCTCCAGTTCAGCCTGAATGCGTACCGGACCATGAGTAGGGTGCGCCTGTCGGTAAGCAATGACGGCCTGCCGGTAAGCTTCTGTAACGCGTCGTCGGCCATGCTGTTGAGGGGCGCTACTCCTATCGGTGGTCGTGTCTCGTTTGACCCATTTCGCAATTGTCCGGCGAGTGGTAGCAAACTGTTTGGCCAGTGCAGGATAGGTGTAGTTTCCGGTTTGATAGAGTCGTTTGATTTCTTGNNNNNNNNNNCTAGCTAGCTAGCNNNNNNNNNNTAAAACACAACACTACTCACGAAAAAATTTAATTAAGAGTTAATCAATGGAAGTAATAATGACTCTGGGCGAGACACTCCGCAAAAACAGAAGGGCTAAAAATCTGACTTTGCAAAATGTTGGGGAAGCCGTGGGCTTACCGTATCAATCGGTTCAGCGTTGGGAAACTGATAAGGCTATCCCTAACGCTGTTCAATTAACTGTACTAGCGAAACTATTTGGCATTTCAGTAGACGAGCTGTTAAGTGAAGACTTTGTCATGGGTGACATAAAGGGTATATTGCCCTTTGGAAGTCACCTAACAATCAATCTCCCTTTAATAACTGTGGCCAATAGAACACAACTACTTAACACATTTACAAACTATGACTCTGTGAAGTCTCTTAATGAAACCTTTCCGGTAACAACAGGCATTGTTCCAGTTCAGGACAATTATGTTGTCATTGAAATTGGCAGTGACATCATGGAACCCAAATTGTCTTCAGGAACAAAAGTTTTGGCAGAACCTATTTCACAAGAAAATTTCCCTGAAGAACACGGTGGAGTATATGCAGTCCTGTATAACAAGAAGTTTGCCGTTCGCCGGATTGTCAATAATGACATTGCCGAGCATGGTAAACTTTTTCTAAATGCTGATAATACCAAGTATGACCCTATAGTTGTGGAAGCTACCAGCATCCGGGCAATGTGGAAAGTTCTCCGAGTCGTTGACGCTGTAGTGTTCTAAAATTTGGCCTTTAATAGCTTGATTATCACACACGCCAAAGGCGTAAAACACATCTAATAATTGTAAAAAATGGCTATCACTTCCGAATTACTTCCGAATAGGAACGTAATTGTACTGATTATCAACACATCTTGATTTTCCGTCCGGACCGCCNNNNNNNNNNCTAGCTAGCTAGCNNNNNNNNNNTGGTTGGCTCATTGCCTGCAAGTGTTGCGGTAGTACTGACTGTGCCATCGGTAATGGTTATTAGTTGACTACCCATTGCATTGGTCGCCGAAAGGGTTCCTCTGACACTATACTGGTTCGTGGCGGTGTTGCAACCATCAGGGGCAACCACTAAGTTGAGCAGGCAAGGTGGTGTCACCGAGCAGGCGGCCGGGGCCATATAGGTGGTGGTCGTGGTTGAACAACCGGGCAGACTGGCGGTTACGGTATGGCTCTGTCCATCGGAGGTCAGGCCATTGAAGGCCGCCGTGAAGGAGAAGCTGGTGAGTCCACTGGCAATGGTGGTAGTCAGACTCTGGGCGCCATTGGTGACGGTGAGCACACCCGGTGTGGGGTTGGTCAGGGTGATGAGGGCCGTGGCCGAGTAGGCATTGGTGGCCGTGGCACAGAGACCGGCTGTAGCCACCGCACTCATGGAGCAGACTGGTGCGATCGAACAGGCGGCCGGGGCCATATAGGTCGTGGTCGTGGTCGAACAACCGGGCAGACTGGCTGTGACGGTATGACTCTGTCCATCGGAGACGAGTCCGTTGAAGGTGGCCGTGAAGGTGGCCGAGCTAACCGCCGTGGTGACGAAGGTCAGACTCTGGGCGCCATTGGTGACGGTGAGCACACCCGGTGTGGGGTTGGTCAGAGTTATGACAGCCGTTGCCGAGTAGGCGTTGGTGGCCGTGGCACAAATCCCTGGCGTGGCTACCGCACTGATCGAACAGGGGGGCGCTATCGAGCAGGAAGCCGGAGCGGTATAGGTGGCCGTGGTGGTTGAACAGCCGGGCAAGCTGGCGGTTACGGTATGACTCTGTCCATCGGAGACGAGTCCGTTAAATACCGCCGTGAAGGAGAAGCTGGTGAGTCCACTGGCAATGGTGGTAGTCAGGCTCTGGGCTCCGTTGGTGACGGTGAGCAGTCCGGGTGTGGGGTTGGTCAGTCTGACCAGAGCCGTGGCCGAGTAGGCGTTGGTAGCTGTGGCACAGAGCCCGGCTGTAGCTACTGCACTCATCGAACAGACCGGCGCGACCGAACACGAAGCTGGAGCGGTATAGGTGGCCGTAGTGGTTGAACAACCGGGTAGACTCGCCGTGACTGTATGGGAGGCTCCGTCCGAGATTAACCCATTGAAGAGTGCTGAGAAGGTCGCCGAGCTGACAGCAGTGGTGACGAAGGTCAGACTCTGAGCGCCATTGGTGACGGTGAGCAGTCCCGGTGTAGGGTTGGTCAGTCTGACCACCGCCGTGGCGGAGTAGGCGTTAGTGGCTGTAGCACAGAGACCCGGCGTTGCCACCGCACTCATCGAGCAGACGGGGGCGATTGAGCAGGAGGCCGGGGCCGTATAAGTAGCTGTGGTGGTCGAACAACCGGGCAGGGAGGCTGTCACGGTATGGCTCTGTCCATCAGAAATTAGCCCATTGAGAGTATAGTTGACCGATGTTGTAGCTGTAGTGACAGCTACCGTTGTGGTTGATGTGCCTGTGCTGATCGTGAGTGTACCAGCTATGGCAGCGGTCAAACTTACCGTACCGCTTAGGCTATATTGGTTGGTCGCGGGTGTACAGATTGTCGGTGTAGCTGTAGTATTCAGGGCACAGACTGGTGGAAAATCAGCATAAATATCAATATCTCCTATGTAGCCTTTATTGTTGAGAAAATAGTCGCCATTATAGTCGAAATTCCAGGTGCCATCCATGACGCCTTGCTCTGTTTTGTTGGCTGCAGTAACTGTACTGCTAATTGGTACACCCTGCGCCCCATAAACAAGATTCTGGTCGGGAAGCGCTGGTATTACATTATCAAAAAATATTCTGATGACATTCGACGACGCCCATATCATTTGCTCTTTATTGGCACTATTCACCGTACCGTTCATGTAGCCATAGTCTACTCCGCCAGCTGCATTTGTTTGGGTCTTAAAGGAGCCGACAAAAAACTCTTTGTTCAATGTCCAGGTAGATCCGCTTTTTACGTATTCCAAAGGCCGGGAAGAGTGTGCCCGTTCTACCCAATCCCACATCATTGACTTTCCTGACATGAGCATCTTGCCATCAGACGAAAACTCAATGTCTGTGATTGGGTCAGCCACCCATGCCGTGCCATCACCGCCATTTCGGGCCGTATAACCACTAATGAACGGAACCGTAATTTCCAATTTATCGCTACCTGCTACAAAATCACCCGAGGCATTCAGGGCAACAGAGCGAATAGTATTTTGAGTGTTAGTGCCAATCTCCTGATTCCAAACCGCATAGTATACCCGGTTATCAATATGGTTATAACCAATGCCCCAGATCCTTTCGCCTAATGGTGCATATCCGGGAAGGCCATCATCGGCCGACATGGGATCAAAATTGCTTAAAATGGTGCCTGATGTACTGATGCGATAAATCTTGCCATCCTCCAGATTTGTAGCAAACAGCTGATTATGAATATAATCGTAATCAATGTTGCCCAAACCCGGACCTGTTTTATTCGTTTGATGATAGTACCAGATGGCGGTTGTTCGTCCGTAGGGGTCCGTAAATGGGGTTCCCGCTCCACAACAACCAACTGAGCTTGCCGGGTCAAATAAAGGAATAGACGCCGTTTGAGGCAGTGTGGCCAAAACAGTAACGGCCTCCGTGTTTGCATCAATCTTATAAATAGCACCCGGTCCTCCTTTTCCTGGATGGTCCGCCCCTTTGGGATAGAAACCATCGGAAGGGCGTGGATAAGAGGCTTTTACTGCTGCAGCACCAGTTGCCCATACACCCCATCCAGAATAGTGGGTTGTATAGATATTTTTTTGCTTATCATAGGTAATACCAAAAACACCACCCAGTTTGTCGGTCCTGCCGGTTGCGTCATTTACGGTGCCAAATAACCAGTCTGAAGCCATGTAGACACTAGGTTCAAACGGAGCCGGGCTTGCTGACGGAAGGCTTCTAACATCCTTGATCCCAATCACAGGATCATTCGGATTGGCTGGCTTTATCGTATATATATCACCAGTGCC
This window harbors:
- a CDS encoding putative Ig domain-containing protein; translated protein: DPGSLTASTTLVITVSPAPIVNTAPSVANAIPPQSATVGSGFSYLIPANTFTDSETPASLTLSVSSLPAGLSFTAPATISGTPSTTIGSPFTITVTATDPGS
- a CDS encoding integrase core domain-containing protein; translated protein: MSFTMKYTAHPDRQTRFTKTVEGSGRIHALIPPGKPWRNGFIEPSNRTDKDELFTQQHFVDSEDRRYQLKLWEMAYNHRRPHQGLDNQIPFEVYRRDYPLHAASRGII
- a CDS encoding helix-turn-helix domain-containing protein — its product is QEIKRLYQTGNYTYPALAKQFATTRRTIAKWVKRDTTTDRSSAPQQHGRRRVTEAYRQAVIAYRQAHPTHGPVRIQAELEATHGHFAFSTVRLIVKQAALSQAPKPKATESKAIPVGRHRTQMDVQQLPAIEGSSGFEYKISIIHLSTRIKYSEIHDNYESATIAAVFQRAWDALPPFLLLSLTTP
- a CDS encoding XRE family transcriptional regulator, with the translated sequence MEVIMTLGETLRKNRRAKNLTLQNVGEAVGLPYQSVQRWETDKAIPNAVQLTVLAKLFGISVDELLSEDFVMGDIKGILPFGSHLTINLPLITVANRTQLLNTFTNYDSVKSLNETFPVTTGIVPVQDNYVVIEIGSDIMEPKLSSGTKVLAEPISQENFPEEHGGVYAVLYNKKFAVRRIVNNDIAEHGKLFLNADNTKYDPIVVEATSIRAMWKVLRVVDAVVF